CACGACCAAGGCGGAGGTCATGCACTACCTCCTGCGCGTCGCGCCCGCCCTGCTGCCGCAGCTCCGCGAGCGGCCCGTGACGCGGATCCGCTGGCCCGACGGCGTCGGGGGCGAGAAGTTCTTCGAGAAGAACGTGCCGCGTGGTGCACCCGAGTGGCTCCGCCGGCAGACGCTGCCCGCGGCGCCGAACAACGACGACGACGAGGGCACGATGCTCGAGCTGCCGTTCGTCGACGACCTCGCCGGGCTCGTGTGGTGCGCGAACCAGGGCGCGCTCGAGCTGCACACGCCGCAGTGGACGGTCGGACCGCGCGGGGGCGTCCGCCACCCGGACCGGCTCGTGATCGACCTCGACCCCGGCGCGCCGGCGGGCCTGGACGAGTGTGCGCGCGTGGCGCACCTCGTCGCGGACCGGCTGCGCGAGGACGGGCTCGACGAGACCGTCCCGGTGACGTCGGGCAGCAAGGGCATGCAGCTCTACGCGCGACTGCCCGGACGGCGGACCGCGCCCGTGGTCCGGCAGTACGCGCGGGACCTCGCGTTCGCGGTCGCGAAGCAGCACCCGTCGCTCGTCGTCGCCGTCATGCGCAAGGACGTGCGCGGCGGCAAGGTGCTCATCGACTGGTCGCAGAACCACCCGGCGAAGACGACGATCACGCCCTACTCGCTGCGCGGCCGCGACGTGCCGCGCGTGGCGGCGCCGCGGTGGTGGGACGAGATCGGACCGGGGCTGGCGCAGCTCGGTCCCGACGAGGTCGCGGACCGGCTCGAGCGCGACGGCGACCCGTTCGACTGACCGCCCGCTCCGCTGGCGAGCGACCCTCGTGTGGGGCAGCGTGGACGCACGCCCGGGCAGGTCTCGCCCCGGTTCACGAGCTGAAGGAGGAGCCCCCTCATGGCACGCACGCTGCCGAAGTACACCGTCCCGTCGCTCACGCCGCAGGACGGCGCGAAGGTCGCCGAGATCCTCCAGCAGCGGCTCAACGCGCTCAACGACCTCGCGCTGACGCTCAAGCACATCCACTGGAACGTCGTCGGCCCGCACTTCATCGCGGTGCACGAGATGATCGACCCGCAGGTCGACGCGGTGCGCCTCATGGTCGACGCGATCGCCGAGCGCATCGCGACCCTCGGCGTCGCGCCGGTCGGCACGCCCGGTGCGCTGGTGAAGGCGCGCACGTGGGACGACTACGCCATCGGGCGGGACAGCGCGATCGCGCACCTCGGCGCGCTCGACGAGGTCTACGTCGGCGTCATCACGGACCACCGCCAGGCGGCGAAGGACACCGAGGAGCTCGACGACGTCACGAACGACCTGCTCATCGGCCACCTGCACGAGCTCGAGCCTGTTCCACTGGTTCGTGCGCGCGCACCTCGAGTCGGCCGGCGGTGCCCTGAGCACGTCCTCGGCGGACGGCGAGAAGGCGTCCGCCGACGCCGCCCGGGCGAAGGACAAGGCATCGGCGTGAGCGCAGGCACGGAGCACCGGGCGGTCGGTCGCGCGGTGCTCCGTGCCGCACGACCGGGCAGCCGCACGACGGGGTCCGCGCAGCCCCCGAGCCCGACCCGCCGCATGCACGTCGCCGCGCGCCTCGAGGACTCGTTCGACCGGGCCGTGGCCGGGGTGCTGGCACGCCGGGGCTGGACGGTCCGCATCGAGGCGTTCGCGGGGTACGGGGCGCCCGGGTGGGTGCGCGTCATGGCGCGGACGCTGCTCGCCCCGCCCCAGGTGCGGGCGTCGGACCTGCCGGGCGCGGGCGCCGAGGCGCACGTCGAGGCACGCCCCGCCGCCCCCGTGCGCGGGTGGCGGTCGTTCGCGACCGCCGAGGTCGCGGGTGCGCCGCTGCGCGTGCGCGTCGGGGACCGCGAGCACGAGGTCGTCACGGATCGCGGCGGCTACCTGGACGTCGTGCTCGACGCGGACCTGTCCCCCGGTTGGCACCACGTGACCCTCACGTCGCAGGACGGTGCGACCGCGCAGGCGCCCGTGATGGTCGTCGACCCCGCGGTCCGCGTGGGTCTAGTCAGCGACATCGACGACACCGTGATGGTGACCCGCCTGCCACGTCCGCTGGTCGCGGCCTGGAACGTGCTCGTCCGGCACGAGAACGCCCGCGAGCCCGTGCCGGGCATGAACGCCCTCTACGCGGAGCTGCGGCAGCGCAATCCGGGGATGCCGGTCGTCTACCTGTCGACGGGGGCGTGGAACGCCGCGCCGGCGATCGCGCGGTTCCTGCGGCGGCACGGGTACCCGCCGGGACCCCTGCTGCTCACGGACTGGGGGCCCACGAACACCGGCTGGTTCCGCTCCGGCCGGGCGCACAAGGTCGCGCGGCTGCGGCGCCTGTTCCGCGAGCTGCCCGACGTCCGCTGGGTGCTCGTGGGCGACGACGGCCAGCGGGACCCGGAGATCTACGCCGGCGCGGCCGAGCACCACCCCGACCACGTCGAGGCGATCCTGCTGCGGCAGCTGACGTTCAGCGAGCACGTGCTCGCCCACGGGCTCCCCGCGCCGACGCCGGAGCAGCGCACCGCGGAGCGGGCGGCGGAGAACGAGGGCATCCCGGTCCTGCAGGGCGCGGACGGGTATGCGCTGCGGCAGGCGGTGCACTCCGAGGCGCGGCTGGCGCGCTGACAGGAGCGGGACGCTCGACGGCCCGCGCTCCCGTCCGTCACGGCGGAGGCGCGGGCCGTCGGCGCGTCACAGGCGCTGGGGGTCGTCCCAGTCCTCGCTGCTCGCGATCGCCTCGTCGTCGGCCTCGAGCTCGACCGCGTGCAGCGACCGCGGTGCCCGGCTCGGGTCCCCGCCCGACCGTGCGTCGGCGGCGGCGAGCTCGGCCTCGGGCAGGGTGGGCTCGGCGAGGTGCTCGGCGGCGGGGTCGGACGTCAGGTCGCGGTCGCGGCTCATGGGAGGTTTCTACCGCCACGTCCGCCCGGGTGCACCCGCGGACCAGCCCGTGACCCGGTCAACGCCACCCGTCGGACAGCGGTCCAGGACGCGGCGGTGCGCCGTCAGGGCTAAACGATTCGCCCTCTCACCGGCATTCGAAGCGCTTCGATACCGTGCGGCCACCCGACGCCCCGGGGCCGCCTCGCGAGCCCCCGCGACGGGACGACCGGCCGGGCAACCCTCGCCCGGCGGGCACACACCACCGCCTTCACGAAGGAGTGCAGCGGATGCGCGTCCCTGCTCAGACCTCTCCCGGCAGACCCGGCCGCCGGTCACGACGCCTCGCGGGCGCCGTCCTCGCGGCCGCGCTGGCCGCCGGCGCCGGCACGGCCGTCGCCCTCGGCTCCCCCGCCACCGCGGCAGCGCCCTCGTACACGTGGGGCAACGTCGAGGTCGTCGGGGGCGGCTTCGTCCCCGGGATCATCTACAACCAGTCGGAGAAGGGCCTCGTCTACGCCCGCACCGACATCGGCGGCGCCTACCGCCTCGACCAGCGCACCCAGCGCTGGGTCCCGCTGCTCGACCACGTCGGCTGGGACGAGTGGAGCCACAGCGGCGTGCTCAGTCTCGCGACCGACCCGGTGGACCCCGACAAGGTCTACGCGGCCGTCGGCACGTACACGAACAGCTGGGACCCGCAGAACGGTGCGATCCTGCGCTCGAGCGACCGCGGCGAGACGTGGCAGAAGACCATGCTGCCGTTCAAGGTCGGCGGCAACATGCCCGGCCGAGGCATGGGCGAGCGTCTCCAGGTCGACCCCAACGACAACCGCGTCCTCTACCTGGGGACCGAGAGCGGCAACGGGCTGTGGCGCAGCACCGACTCCGGCGTCACGTGGTCCAAGGTCAGCTCGTTCACCAACCCCGGCAACTACGTGCAGGACCCGACGTCGACCAACGACTACCTGACCAGCAACCAGGGCGTCGTGTGGGTCACGTTCGACCCGTCGAGCGGCACGAAGGGATCGCCGACGAAGACCATCTACGTCGGGGTCGCCGACAAGGAGAACACCGTCTACCGGTCGACCGACGCGGGCGCGACGTGGCAGCGGATCCCCGGTCAGCCCACGGGCTACATCGCGCACAAGGGCGTCTACGACGCGAAGGGCAAGCAGCTCTACATCGCGACCAGCGACACGGGCGGCCCGTACGACGGCGGGCACGGCGACGTGTGGCGCCTCGACGCCACGACCGGCACGTGGACGAGCATCTCCCCCGTGCCGTCGTCGAGCAGCGACCAGTACTTCGGCTACTCGGGCCTCACGATCGACCGGCAGGACCCGGACACGCTCATGGTCGTCACGCAGATCTCCTGGTGGCCGGACATCATCGTGTTCCGCAGCACGGACCGCGGCGCGACGTGGAGCCGCATCTGGGACTGGGCGGGCTACCCGAACCGCGACCTGCGCTACGACCTCGACTACTCGGGCGCGCCGTGGCTCACGTTCGGCAAGACGTCCGC
The sequence above is a segment of the Cellulomonas fimi genome. Coding sequences within it:
- a CDS encoding App1 family protein, producing the protein MSAGTEHRAVGRAVLRAARPGSRTTGSAQPPSPTRRMHVAARLEDSFDRAVAGVLARRGWTVRIEAFAGYGAPGWVRVMARTLLAPPQVRASDLPGAGAEAHVEARPAAPVRGWRSFATAEVAGAPLRVRVGDREHEVVTDRGGYLDVVLDADLSPGWHHVTLTSQDGATAQAPVMVVDPAVRVGLVSDIDDTVMVTRLPRPLVAAWNVLVRHENAREPVPGMNALYAELRQRNPGMPVVYLSTGAWNAAPAIARFLRRHGYPPGPLLLTDWGPTNTGWFRSGRAHKVARLRRLFRELPDVRWVLVGDDGQRDPEIYAGAAEHHPDHVEAILLRQLTFSEHVLAHGLPAPTPEQRTAERAAENEGIPVLQGADGYALRQAVHSEARLAR
- the ligD gene encoding non-homologous end-joining DNA ligase, coding for MVEVDGRQVRVTHLEKVMYPETGTTKAEVMHYLLRVAPALLPQLRERPVTRIRWPDGVGGEKFFEKNVPRGAPEWLRRQTLPAAPNNDDDEGTMLELPFVDDLAGLVWCANQGALELHTPQWTVGPRGGVRHPDRLVIDLDPGAPAGLDECARVAHLVADRLREDGLDETVPVTSGSKGMQLYARLPGRRTAPVVRQYARDLAFAVAKQHPSLVVAVMRKDVRGGKVLIDWSQNHPAKTTITPYSLRGRDVPRVAAPRWWDEIGPGLAQLGPDEVADRLERDGDPFD